A single window of Streptococcus cristatus ATCC 51100 DNA harbors:
- a CDS encoding PTS sugar transporter subunit IIB: MIKILAACGAGVNSSHQIKSALEEELSNRGYDVHCDAVMVKDVNEDLMQGYDIFTPIAATDLGFEPGIPVIEAGPILFRIPAMSAPVFDNIEAAIKEHGLS; encoded by the coding sequence ATGATTAAAATTTTAGCAGCCTGCGGAGCAGGGGTAAACTCAAGTCACCAAATCAAGAGTGCTCTTGAGGAAGAGTTGTCAAACCGCGGTTATGATGTACATTGTGATGCCGTGATGGTTAAGGATGTCAATGAAGATCTAATGCAAGGTTATGATATCTTCACGCCAATCGCTGCAACAGATCTTGGTTTTGAACCAGGAATCCCAGTTATCGAAGCTGGACCAATCTTGTTCCGTATTCCTGCAATGAGCGCTCCAGTGTTTGATAATATTGAAGCAGCTATTAAAGAGCACGGACTAAGTTAA
- a CDS encoding PTS sugar transporter subunit IIA, with protein MALAQLFDENLVFCLHAENQEDLFHQVADLLEEREIVTSSYRNALLEREKAFPTGLDMEFLGKDLPNVAIPHTDIAHNLSENVVVVKLDQPVTFHNMISPTQTVEVSLLFFIINNSSSSQTNILAQLMDFFTSEGNLAGLASLNSKEELFQYISKVIK; from the coding sequence ATGGCGCTTGCCCAATTATTTGATGAAAATCTAGTGTTTTGTTTACATGCAGAAAATCAAGAAGATCTTTTTCATCAAGTAGCTGATTTGTTAGAAGAAAGAGAAATTGTAACTTCTTCTTATCGAAACGCTTTACTTGAAAGAGAAAAGGCGTTTCCAACTGGATTGGATATGGAATTTTTAGGCAAGGACTTGCCGAATGTTGCCATACCTCATACGGATATTGCGCATAATTTGTCTGAAAACGTGGTAGTTGTTAAGCTAGATCAGCCTGTAACCTTCCACAATATGATTTCTCCTACGCAAACCGTTGAAGTGTCTCTCTTGTTCTTTATTATCAACAACTCTAGCTCAAGCCAGACCAATATCTTAGCACAGTTAATGGATTTCTTCACTAGCGAAGGAAATCTAGCTGGTTTAGCTTCTTTGAACTCAAAAGAAGAGTTGTTCCAATATATTTCAAAAGTTATTAAATAA
- a CDS encoding DeoR/GlpR family DNA-binding transcription regulator, with product MKESRHKVILQELDQTGVVSVKNLKELLNVTDMTIRRDLIDLEKQGLLIRVHGGAHKKVKDSLNEASHSEKTMLNIEEKKLIAKKCADLIAEGDTVFIGSGTTTDFIGDYLEGKNISIVTNSLPIFEKLKDYPNFDLILIGGRYRVKTQTFVGQFANKLLREIKVSKAFIGVNGIDGHNVTTANEEEGNGNAIILNNAIEKYIVADNSKFDSYSFYSFYRLDNIDAIVTDDHISPKVRAKYSSYTKVL from the coding sequence ATGAAGGAAAGTCGTCATAAAGTGATCTTACAAGAGCTGGACCAGACGGGAGTTGTGTCTGTAAAGAACCTGAAGGAATTGCTGAATGTAACAGATATGACCATTCGGCGGGATTTGATTGATCTTGAGAAGCAAGGACTTTTGATTCGGGTGCATGGTGGAGCTCATAAAAAGGTGAAAGATAGCTTGAATGAAGCTTCGCATTCTGAAAAAACGATGTTAAATATAGAAGAAAAGAAGCTGATTGCTAAGAAATGTGCTGATTTGATTGCTGAAGGAGACACTGTTTTTATCGGATCAGGTACTACAACGGATTTTATCGGCGATTATTTAGAGGGGAAAAATATCAGTATTGTAACCAATTCACTCCCTATTTTCGAAAAGTTGAAGGATTACCCTAATTTTGATTTGATTTTGATTGGAGGACGCTATCGGGTCAAGACCCAGACTTTTGTGGGGCAGTTTGCCAATAAACTTTTACGAGAAATCAAGGTATCAAAGGCTTTTATTGGAGTGAACGGAATTGACGGCCACAATGTGACGACTGCCAATGAAGAAGAGGGGAATGGAAATGCCATTATTCTCAACAATGCAATTGAAAAATACATTGTTGCAGATAATAGCAAATTTGATAGCTATTCTTTCTATAGTTTTTACCGTTTGGACAATATTGACGCGATTGTAACGGATGACCATATCTCTCCGAAAGTGAGAGCAAAATATAGTTCTTACACCAAGGTCCTCTGA
- a CDS encoding DEAD/DEAH box helicase, with translation MKFNELHLSAELLAEIEKAGFVEASPIQEQTIPLAMAGKDVIGQAQTGTGKTAAFGFPTLEKIDTDNPAVQALIIAPTRELAVQSQEELFRFGRSKGVKVRSVYGGSSIEKQIKALKSGAHIVVGTPGRLLDLIKRKALKLNQIETLILDEADEMLNMGFLEDIESIISRVPEERQTLLFSATMPDAIKRIGVKFMKEPEHVKIAAKELTTELVDQYYIRVKEHEKFDTMTRLMDVEQPELSIVFGRTKRRVDELTRGLKIRGFRAEGIHGDLDQGKRLRVLRDFKNGNLDVLVATDVAARGLDISGVTHVYNYDIPQDPESYVHRIGRTGRAGKSGQSITFVAPNEMGYLQIIENLTKKRMKGLKPATAEEAFQAKKRVALKKIERDFADESIRSNFEKFSKDARKLAAEFSPEELAMYILSLTVQDPDTLPEVEIAREKPLPFKASGGGFGGKGKSGRGNGRRGDQGRDRRGGREDREGGRRDFKRKSNKNSRDFESRGNKRPQRTSSEKKTGFVIRNKGDK, from the coding sequence TTGAAATTTAATGAATTACATTTATCTGCTGAATTACTAGCAGAGATTGAAAAAGCTGGCTTTGTAGAAGCAAGCCCTATTCAAGAGCAGACAATTCCACTTGCTATGGCAGGTAAGGATGTTATTGGTCAGGCCCAGACAGGGACAGGAAAGACAGCGGCCTTTGGCTTCCCAACTCTGGAGAAGATTGATACAGATAATCCTGCTGTGCAGGCTTTGATTATCGCTCCAACCCGTGAATTGGCTGTTCAGAGTCAGGAAGAGCTTTTCCGTTTTGGCCGCAGCAAGGGTGTCAAGGTGCGTTCTGTCTACGGTGGCTCCAGCATCGAAAAGCAAATCAAGGCCCTCAAGTCTGGTGCTCATATCGTCGTAGGAACACCTGGTCGTCTTTTGGATTTGATCAAACGCAAGGCGCTTAAGCTGAATCAGATTGAAACCTTAATCTTGGACGAAGCGGATGAAATGCTTAATATGGGCTTTTTGGAAGATATTGAGTCTATCATTTCCCGTGTGCCAGAAGAACGTCAGACCTTGCTCTTTTCAGCGACCATGCCTGATGCTATCAAGCGCATCGGTGTCAAGTTCATGAAGGAGCCTGAGCATGTCAAGATTGCTGCTAAAGAGCTGACGACGGAGCTTGTAGACCAGTATTATATCCGTGTCAAAGAACATGAAAAATTTGATACCATGACCCGCCTGATGGATGTGGAGCAGCCTGAGCTATCAATCGTCTTTGGTCGGACCAAGCGCCGGGTGGATGAGCTGACTCGTGGTCTGAAAATCCGCGGTTTCCGAGCAGAGGGTATCCATGGTGATTTGGACCAAGGCAAGCGCCTCCGCGTCCTCCGTGACTTTAAAAACGGCAATTTGGATGTCTTGGTGGCGACAGATGTAGCCGCGCGTGGATTGGACATTTCTGGTGTGACCCACGTCTACAACTATGATATTCCTCAGGATCCAGAAAGCTATGTTCACCGGATTGGGCGGACTGGTCGTGCTGGTAAGTCAGGTCAGTCTATCACTTTCGTAGCGCCAAATGAAATGGGCTATCTTCAGATTATCGAAAATCTGACCAAGAAGCGTATGAAAGGCCTTAAGCCAGCGACTGCAGAGGAAGCTTTCCAAGCTAAGAAAAGAGTTGCCCTTAAGAAGATTGAACGCGATTTTGCAGACGAAAGCATCCGTTCTAACTTTGAGAAATTCAGTAAGGATGCCCGCAAGCTAGCAGCAGAATTCAGCCCAGAAGAGCTGGCTATGTATATCCTCAGCTTGACGGTACAGGATCCAGATACCCTTCCTGAAGTAGAAATCGCCCGTGAAAAACCATTGCCATTTAAAGCATCTGGTGGAGGTTTTGGTGGAAAAGGTAAGAGTGGTCGTGGAAACGGTCGTCGAGGCGACCAAGGCCGTGATCGCCGTGGCGGACGTGAAGATCGAGAGGGTGGCCGCCGTGACTTTAAACGCAAGTCAAACAAGAACAGTCGCGACTTCGAAAGCAGAGGAAATAAACGCCCACAACGCACTTCCAGCGAAAAGAAAACCGGCTTTGTTATCCGTAATAAAGGCGATAAATAA